The Neofelis nebulosa isolate mNeoNeb1 chromosome 1, mNeoNeb1.pri, whole genome shotgun sequence sequence ACTTCGGCCGCCGCCATCAGCCTCACGATGACCCTTCAGAGACCCTCCTTGCTTCCAGGCTCTGGACCCTGCTGTCCCTGCTCACCTCTTTTCAGCCCTGGGCCACCCCTCCTCTTTAATGTCTCGGGTGCTTCCTCCCCCGACTCTGGCTGGGTGGGTACTGTTCTGCCCTTTCTGGGCACCTGCCCCGTGTGCAGTGACGAGTTTGAGTAAGCAAGTGAGCGGTagtgtctccttgtctctgggAAGAACCAGTTCTCAGAGGCCTGGGTGGGCCAGAATTCGCGTGTCCAACAACCTCCTTGCACCAGCCAGAGGGGCTGCCTCTGACCCACAGGCACGCACCCGCACGCAACTGTGTCGACGTTCATTTTAGTGCCAGAGCAGTGTTTGCCTGCAGAAACTGCTCCTTAAATTCTCCTCGATAtgatttctcatttataaacaaAGTTTGTGCCCAAAGTGccttgaaacatttttaatagacTTGATCATGCAGGCTTGACAGGGTCTGTGATGGGGCCCCTGCCCAACACGTCCGGGGCAGCGCTCACTGTAAGGCACATCGTTCTGTGATCAGGGTTACACAAAATTTGACTTAATTTACAttcacaaaattaacatacacaaTTTTCACCACTCCTAATTAACATACATTTCCAGCttcaaagaaattctttaaatctCCTTTCACAATAGAAGACCACTAGTACACGGTATAGAAGCACTGTAAccaaattattttcaagaaaatacagaagtgaGAAATAGCGACTCCTACAGTCATGTGCCTTCGTCTACCATAAAGTAGGCCAAGGTTCAGTATTAAATAAATAGGAattcttttctaataaaaaattttacaacAGTTTTCCTAAGGAAATACATTCATGAGACTTTGTTTACATTCTGTTTTACAATGACAAGGACAGCTAGGATTCTCATTTATGAAATGTATCCACAGCACGAGGGTTTATAACACCGTGTCCACAGAGGAGACAGCAGACCTCTCTCGAGCGCCGCCGCGTGAGATTCTGCCAGGGAGGTTTCCGACCTGGAACTTCGGTTCCCTTATGGATGTGGTTGGCCCTGTGCAGTTCAACAAACTGCCCGCCCACCACAGAAAACACCAGCCAAGAGCTGAGCCATGAGACATTTGTCAAACAGATGCATCACCAGGCGGTTTACTGTCTCTGGTGTTGAGTGGGGTGCCCCTGAGTCGCTTTCCCTGACTCAGCCTCTGGCTCCGCAGCTGGGAATCGGATCCGGGTCCAGCGGTCCAGGTGAGTTGTTAAGGCAGCTAGAGATGCCGGACCAGCTGGGCTGTGGCCCCTGGGGCCCCAGTGCGCCGGGACCCATCCTGCTCTAGACGAACTGTCCGCGGGGAGTGGCCAGAGTGTGTGCCTTCCTGGGGATGTGATCGATGGCTGTGGCTGAGCAGTGAGGCTGGGCTGGGAGCAGTCCGTTGGGCTCACTAACGAGCAGATAATGGGTGAATTTCGTGCTCACAGGGTTGGTCAAAGTGTTCGCACAGTGTAGGGAAAGCAAGCGCCATCCTGTGTGTGTGATTTACGGAACGCAGATCTCGATGGGCTTTGTGTCGATGAAGAGATGCTACGGGGACTCTTCCTGGTTTTTCTCAACACAAAGCCATGAACAGCAGGTTATATACAGACTTTTTCCATCAGGGACTCCGTGTGCACTACTGCAACACTACGAACTGCTGGCAGACCTGGCCCGTTGTGGTTGTGAGAATCTACAGCATGAGAACTTGGTCACAGCACAGCACAGTTTCCTTTCCTGAACAGGCTGAGCCTGGCCTCTTTAGAAAAGCTTCTAGGAGAGTCCTGAGGCCCCTGAGGTCCTTAAACACCTCTTTCTCATACAAAACCCTGTCTGAGGAACAGGCAAGGGCACAGGAGGCCCCCCCACCTTCCGGCTCCCTGTGGCAGACTCCTCAACCCTACGCTCTCGACCACTCCCCCCAAGGACGGCCAGACAGTGGTCTCCCTCCAGAGGACTGGACAGcggtgggggtcgggggaggaGGGACTCTGTCCAAGGCCATGTCCCTGAGACCCTGGAAGGGGTGGAGGGGGTCTGTGCCACAGCACCCTCAGGGCAGGCCCAGGGATCCTGTGAAGGTCTGGGTCCCATTAAGCTGCCGTGAAGGCCCCGTTCTCCTTGGCAGGAGCTGGGTGAGCCCACGTGGCCACTGCAACTTGTAACTCAGCGGGGGCGTCAGGCCAGAGACcaggtgtgtgggggtgggggtggggccacaCCTGGAGCCCAGGGGCTGCCACACTGACACCTGGGCCAGGGCCAGACGGGTCGCAGCACAAAAAGGATAAGCAAACAAAAGATGTTTCTGCAATCGTACCTACAGTCCTAAGGTGACAGGTAGTTCACAGATCTGGTAAGTGGACATTAAGACATCACACAGGGCCTAGGCTGCCCACATCCCCAACCCCTGCAAATTGCTCCTGGAACCAGGGCCCCTGGTCTCCCTGGGGGTGAGAGCCCTGCCTGGGCCCAGAATCATGGGCTGGCATCAGGATGGGCAAATCCCACTttgtctgggtctcagtttccctggCAGTGCTGATGAGAGAATGGACACAAAGTGGCAAGAACTCAAACACAGAGGCAGGCTTCTGGGGGCGCAGGGCCCTTCCTGACTCAGGGGTGAGGGTGGAAACATAACTCGCGAGCGCTAGGTCAGTTCACAACCAGGGCAGGTGGGCACAAGGACCCACAACAGAGTCTCCTGGCAAGGGCGCCAGCCCAGACCTCCTAGAAGCTGGAGGAGGCCCTGCCCGGGTCCAGGTCCACTTCTAGCCCGCGGGGGCCTCTCTGCAGGTGGCTCCGAGGAATTCCCAGGGTCaggcctcgggggggggggggggggggcacatctGGTCCCCTGGGACCCATTCTAGCCCACAGAGTCCGGCTGGCGGCCCTATCCCAGCACCTAGACTCCGGATGCGGGAGACCTTAGGGCGGGGCCGTCACAGCGGGGTCTCCTCCTGCTCCAGCGCGTGCGGCGGCGCGTGGCACGAAGGCGGCAGGGACGAGAGCTTGAGCAGCGCGGGGCGGCGGCGCGCGCGGGGCCGCTGGAACGAGCGCCGGCTGTGCACGCGGCGCGCCGCCGCCGAGCGCGCGTGCGCGCCCGGCAGTCCACGGcgctccggccccgcccccggctcgCGGTCGGGGGGCGCTGTGGGCGCGGCCTCGGTGGGCGGGGCCTCGGCGGGCGGGCCCTCGGTGGGCGGGCCCTcggcgggaggggcggggctcgGGGCGTGCTGCCACTGGGACCGCGCGGGGAGCGGGGGCTTCTCGGCGGCGGGAGGGGACGAGCGTCCGGTCAGCGGCACGTCGGAGCCCGTGTCACCTGCGGGAGGAGACGGCGTGAGCGCAGAGGGCACCTGGCAGGGGCCCTCGGGGAGGAACGGGGGCACGGGGTGGGAAGGGGAGACCGGGACGCTGCGCTGGGCGGGTTCCCCGCCCCATCCCAGACCGTCAGGCCTTCGGCACAAACTGCGGGTAGGGGGCCATCGCCAACCCTCCAAGATGACTGCTGGCGCCCCCACACCTGGAGGCTGCCACGTCCCCTCAACGGGCACGTGAATCACAGGGACCCTCCAGCCCACGCCGTGGAACCTTCCCTCTAATCTTCCAGGATGGCTGTGCAGCCAGGAGGGTCCCCAACAGACCCAGCCTGATCCCCACCCCCACTACCTGAGAGGTTCCGGGGCACTTTCAGGCCACGCCCTGGCTGTGTAGCCAGCACGGTCCACAGTGACAGGGTCGGCTGAGGACCTGACCCTACAGCCCCTCGGCAGGTGCCTGTGCTGCAGGAAGGTGCTCAGTGTAAAGACCACCCCAGACACAGCTACCCTGCCCAGGAAGTGGTCCTAGCCACGTGGCTTCTCCGGACACCGGTGTCCTGCTCCAGGGACAAGCAGAGctcaaggaagagagaggggaaggttAGGAGGTTCAGAGGCAGAAGCCAGGAAAAAGCAGGGGCTCTGCCCACGTGGCCTCTCCCACAAGCTCACTTGGAGTCCCCAGTGGCATACGTCCCTGAAGAAATCTCAGCTTATGCGTAAAGCAAATACTGCACCAGGCAGGGATTTGCTAGAACACTCTACAATGAGGGGTGGACTGCCGCTCCCCCGCCGGACTGGTAGACGCCCCTGTCCACGTGTCCACAGGAGACAGAAACAGGACTTTCCTGCCCTCCTGAGTGAGAGCCCCTCGGGTACCAGCTCCTgtttcctgcctcctcccaggtGTCCACCAGACACCAGAAGGAAATGTGGAATGAGCCCGAACCCTGCAGAGGGGCTGAATCCCCTTCCCTGTGGACAGTAGAGTGAGGACAGCACCCAGCAAGGAAGCCAGAACACCTGCACTTAGCTGCACCTGCCTACCACCCTTGCCTTGTCCCCTCACGCCCCgtcttcaccaccaccacccccccccccaccttctctgccctcctctcccggGAGAGCTGCTGGTCTGGTCGGTGGGCTCACCGGCTGTGTGGCCGGCCCCTCCGCTGCCTGTGCCCTTTCCCTGAGTTCTTGAGATGCTGAAGGGGGCCTGTTGCTCTCCTCCACTCACTTCTGTCGCATGGGCTTTAAGCAAAGCCCTGGGGCCTTTAGGGACAAAAGTGTGTTCCCCTTCCCATGcgacccccgccccacctcccccccccccccatgcttaGGCccctctgagatcatgacttagaTTCAAGGGCTGAGCACATGGGTTAAAGAGATCTTGAAACAGCTCTGGATCCTGACATCTCAGTTGGAGGAGCCGAGACTCAGACGATCTCCTAAGAAACATGCGGCTGGAAAAGAGgcttagaagaggaagaaagcttCTGGAGAGTCTGCAGATGTTCAGGTTCAGAGCAAGAGAGGCGGCCAGCTGAGGGAGAGGAGCTGAGGAAAGAGCAGGCGTcaggggggtggcgggggggagtTACATGTGCGTGGACTCAGGGAGGGTTGTGCGGGGCTGCTCCTCGGGGGCGTCGGCCTGCAGAAAGGAGTCCACGGACTTGCTGCTGAGGCGGAAGGGTGCCAGGCGGTGGAAGTTGCCCGGCGAGCAGGGGATCTGCACACGGGCCCTCTGGGAGGGCACCACAGTCTCCCCTGGCGACAGCCAGGGTGGCACCCTGGAGAGGGTGCTCAGGTCCTCATCCGGGGAGAACACGGGGTTGTCAATCCCTAGGAGAAAGGGCAGCAGCTGGTCAGCTCCCCAGGTGAAGCCGGGGCAGCATGGACGGGGGGTGCCACCCTGGGGTCACACACCAGCTTGTCCTGCAGCCAGCACCTGGAAGGTTACCTGGAAGGTCTCGGGTTCTATGCTCTGCATCCCATGCCGTCCCTCTATACGTGGCAGGCAGGGCAAGTGCCGGCTCCCTTCTCTGGAGCAGAGAACCCCGCCTGCCACTCACACCCCACATGGACCCAGAAGTCCCCATCCAATGACCAGTGATCATGCTCACTTCTGGAACCTGAGGAGGGCCAGCCCGCCTGCCCCTCACCTGAGGGGGAGTCTGTCGCCGTGGTGTCCTGTGTGACGTTTGCCAGGAACTCGATCCCCCCACCCATTTCAGCACCGTAGTCCGGGGCCTCCTCTGGGTCTGAAAGTTCCAAATCTGGTGGCAAGGGAAGGCAGCATGAGGGAAGTGGGCTGGGTGCACAGATGCCCCCATTTAGTGCCCTCGACTGACACCCTGACCAGCTTGCAGAGTGCCCCGAGGGTTGTCATGAGCCACCCCCTCTGGGTAGCTTGCTGGGTGGCAGTGCCCGGGTGGCCAAGCCAGCACAGGGCtgtacaaagcaaaaccacaccaGGAGGTTTTCCCTCCTACACAGGGGCCGCGGTGAGTgccacccctctgccccggcccctcctccccagccagccTGGCCTTTTGGAGGACGGAGCACCCTGGAGAAGGGGGGCCtactcggggcggggggggggggcactaacTTCTTGTGGCTACAACATGAGTGAAGACTGGGACAGGGGATGTGGAGCCCACCTGAAGGGCGCTGCCCAGCGGAGTGGCTGGGGCCCTAACAGCAGCTCCTTACCCGAGGCAGGACAGGCAGGACCCTGCGGGCAGGGAAGGGTCCCCCTGGCAGGACGGTGCTCCGTACACCTCTCCCGCCCCATCACACTCCCCTGCGTCCCCGCTGGTGAGTGCTCTGCTGTGGCCCCAGCCAGTACCTTTCTCCTTAATGGTGAAATTGTGCACGGGGCTCTCCATGGGCAGTTTCCCATTGGGAATGCTGCTATTTCtctgagaaacaaaaggaaaactgttAGCAGGTGTGGGCACAGTGACACCAGGACCCTGACTGCCCCAGCCATTCCAGGGCGAGGCCCTGCTGGGGCCGCCTGGAGCCGTCCAGGGCCACTCCTGCTCTGTGAGGGGGCTACAGAGGTGAGTGGTGCAGAGTCTCTGCCCAGGCCTGTCCCTGGGGGATGCCCTGGTGTGAGCCCACGGTCCCTCTGCCAACAGCCTGCCGCCCTCACCCGCTTCTGAGCACGTTCCCTCTTGTACAGCTTCGCTGCCTTCTTGTTCTGATTGATCCCAAGCTTGGCCGACTTGAAGGATTCCAGGCGCTTCCGCATGGTCCTGTGGAAGATCTCCTTGTCCTGCTTCTCGTCTTCGTTCGGAGTTAGCTCGTGCCGACTGTAGAGATGCTtgtactgggggaggggcagccgggGCGGTCACAGTGGGGACACCTTGCATGGCTGGGTCCCCCCTGCAAAGCCAGCCAGACAGAACTGGGGACGTGAGGGCCCAGGCTGagcaccacccccgcccccccacctcctgccagccGTCTGGGCCTGAGTGTTCTCTGCACTCAGGACAAGGACCCCCGTGCCAGGGTGAGGACCCCACCCCGGGCTCGGCACACCCACCTCCTGCCGGGGCTTGTACAGGTACTGCTGCAGTGTGTGGTGAGTGGCCATGTCCTCTGTGTCACGGAtgctcctccttctctgctccagGGACTGCATATCCAGGCACACGGCACTGACGTTCTCCCTCCTACATGGGGGTCACGGTGATCGCCCGCccctccggcccctccccccatgagCCCAGACACCTCCGGCCTCCTGGAAGGCCTGTCCTGGGAGTCTTCTCCCTCAGGGTTTCAGCCAGACCCCAAGAGGACTCCCCACGCTCCCCCGGGGCTCCCTGACCCCCTAACgcagcccagcccagcacctGCACAGCAGCTGACGAAGCCCCAGCCAAGCAGCACAGCCCAGCACAGGAGGGAGGTCCTAAGTCCAGGACCAGGGTGGGGGCGACCAGGGATGGGGCTTCAGCCCCAAACCTCTGCCCTGCCAGCTTCCCCTTCCCTTAGTCTCACACCAGGGCACACACTAACCTTTACTGCAAGTGTATCTGTGCAGGGGAAACTCGTGGCACCCGTGTCCACACCCTGCGCTCCTCTCTGCGCCCCTGCCTGGGCTCCAATGCACATCCCATTTACACTCTCAGTTGCCTCAAGATGCCCACTGGCCAGTGTGTGCCCAGAGGGGCCCTGCTGTCTGTGACTAGGAGAGCCTGGGAAGTGTAGGTCAGGGGAGATTCCCGCCCACGGCAGCCTCCAGGGTCATGGTGGGAGGTGCCCAGGTGAGGGGTGGCTTCTGGACGAAGCCCGTGTAGATGTGGGCACGTACAGGAGATAGGAGACAGAGGCCTCCACAGTTGAGGGCCGCGGTGTGCTGAAGTCCACGTTGACCATGTTGTCAGTGCTGGGGGAGCGGATGAAGGCCAGGGACCCACGGCGTTCTCcctgtggggaggaggcagacTGTGCCAGCCCACACCATGGAGTGCCTGGAGGCCAGACAGCCACCAGCCTCTGGAGAGCTCAGGCCGCAGGTAAGGCCTCGCTTGAGCTGAGTGGTTGGTGGCTGGTGGCTTGAAAAACTAAAGACAGAAGCAAGTGTGAAGAACCCAGCCCCTCAGCGGGCACGGCGCACCAGGGAACACCGCGGCTCCCCACAGGCCTGGGGATGTGTCCCTTGTCCCCACTGGGGGTCCCAACCAGCTGCCCTCAGTTACCCCAGAAGGCAACCCCCAGGCCTCTGTCCAGAATTGAATCAGATCAAAACTACGTACAGCAGAGCCCTACGTGAATGAAAGTCAAAAACAGCCACTCTCCTTGGGTGGGAGTGTGGGGCTATGTGCCAAGGGGgccacagagagaaagcaagggccCCTTAGGGGAGGGCATGGGGCTGTGAGGGCACCAGAGTGAGGGTCTGACGGGGCCGTGCAGGAGACTCAGAGGCACAGCCCAGGAGGACACATCACCCCTGCTGTGACCTGAGCCGGCAGAGCCAGGCCTGACCAGGGAGGAGCCCACGTCACGGGCCAGGGGCACTCAGTGTGCTGGGCAGCAGGGGCCCTGACAGCAGCCTGCACATCCCacgtgggggctgggggccttgGAGTGTCCAAGGGACATAGAACTTGGCCAGAAGAGAGGGACAGCCCCTCCTGCCAGTCCCACCAGGCTCTAGGCCACGAAGGCCTCTGCAGTCCCACCAGGCAGAGGTTCGTGCTCTTAACTTTCCCAGCCCAGGGTCAGAGGTGCAGACAGACGATGGCCTTGTCCCTGCTGGTGCCTGGAGCTTCTGGATTGGGATTTCGGGGGGACCAGGGTTGGCACTAGCCCGGCGGGCGGTGTAGAGgcccttccttttcctcatctccctgtgtccctgcccctctctgccttgTGGTGACCCCAGGCTGTGCTGGGGTGTCAGGCTATATATTTGGGGTGGACAAGCCCACTGGAGGACTCACTTTCCGCTCTGAAGGGACAGGTGCTTCCAGGGCTCTGGCTGTGCCCTCCGTGTGAGGTCCGTGGGGTTTGCCAAGGTGGCCCCGTCCCTCCAGATGAAAATGCGGACCCCTAGCTCACCAGGCTCTGTGTAGGCCTGAGCTGATGAGATGCCCGTGACCTCGGGGCCTAAGGGCCATGTGTGCGGACACACATGGGGCAAAGGCAGCTGGGTGATCAACGCAATGGCCAAGAGATGGTCACACGTGTGCACTGAGAAGCCAGGAAGCACTGCCTGGAGGCATGTGGCCActgggagggggggcgggaggagTGGGATTTGACCTGAGCCCTGCCATGACTGAGTCACTTGGACACATCCTGTACTGACCAAGTGGCTGTGAGTTGGCACAGGGCATGTGGCGTCAGAAACAGCAAGATCCAGAGCGTCACCGTGCAGCAGGGCTAGTCCCTAACCCCCCACATGCTCCCGAGCCCGCTCGTTTTCCCCACACCCTGGACGCACCCACCAGCCACTAGTTGGTGGGGAGCTTTCTCTGGCCCATCAGCCTCAGGGACACGGGAGCGGACTCATTTGCCTGCGGAAGGCAGGGGTTCTGTGGGTGCAAGAGGGTCCTGCTTACCTGCAGGGCCGGGGGATGTGGAGGCCACCTCAGAGCCACAGCCTGTTACCAGGCATGTCCCATGTTGACCCCACAGGACTCAAGACCTCCTTGCTGCATTCCCCTTTGCGCGCATGCGCGTACGTGGATGAGCGGGTGTAGGCACgcatgtgcatgtctgtgtgcactatgtgggggtggggggagtcacgACTCCATAATGCCCTGCCTGGCCTCAGACCTCAGACCCACCAGGCCTCCTGCAGGGAGCTGTAGGAGAGGGCTCTGTGCCCCAGCTCCCACAGCCATTCTCAGGGCTTTGCGTCATGAACATGTCAACCCCCGCACGGGGCTGCCTGGGCCTCGGGGTGCAGACAGACGTGCATGTGAGGTGCAGACCCACTGCCCTAGACCCCATGGCTGGCCCCATCCCATGTCTGCGTGTTGTTTTAGCCCCCAACTCCAACAAAGAGAACAGACAGAATGTTCTGGTACCTCAGCCACATAGCTAATGGCATCTTTCAAGTTGAGTTCATGGAAAACATTCAGAATCCGATCTCGTGACTTCTGTGCCGACCTTCTCATAAGGATTTTGCTAAGGAATTTCCTATCGAAATTGGACCACCTGGGGGGTCAAATCAACACAGATGTTAACACTTGGGAGGATCGTGGGACCCTGGCAGcatgtggggggcagggagcagcgggccccctctcccactcccagaCCTGGAATGGACGTGGTCTCCCAGGAGCTGAGACCCGGGagattcccacccctcccctccgaAATTTATTTACGGTAACAACCTTGAGGGTGAGATTTAAAATAAGAGGAATAACCCTCAGGGGCTCTATTTCCCCATCACTGTTCTTCCTGTCAGAAGGTAGAATTCTGAATTCTGTTCTCTCATTTGATACAATATTGCAACGTTTTCCACCTGACCGGCACCTAACACTCTGGAAAGGGTAGGGCAGGCTGAGGACAGGGCCCTGGGGCCCTGGCTACAGTGAGAGGAACATATTTTACCTGCAGAGGGACTGGCTAGAGCAGGAGGAACCTCTGAGCTCCCACACTTAGAGAGAACCAGGCTGGCCAGAAGGAGGCTTTAAATCCAGCACAATTAGAATACTGGCCAGTGGTCTGGGGCAGAAGAGGATGTGGCCAGGCCAGAATTGCAGAGGAACATCTAGCTGAGGTCCAGTGGGCCTTGAGCTAGACATTGAGGGGGAGGGGTTGCCCCAGGAGGagaggtctggggggggggggcggggagtccCAAGGGGAGGGCGCTGCAGGAGGAGGGGGTCCTGGGGGAGAAGGATCCCAGAGGGAGAGGGGTTTCAGGGGGAGGAGGAGTCCTAGGGCAGTCGGGGGTCAAGGGGGTGGGGTTCCTGGGAAACAGGAGTCCCAGGAGAAGGGGGTCTCAGACAATTTGGCAAGTATCCTTGTTCTTCAGTCAGCCAGTGCTTTGTGAGGTTGGTTTATGGGGAATGTCAGCCGCCCTTTCTACCCTGTGGGTCCTCCAGTTAAAACTGAGGGTAGAGACGAATGTGCCTCCAAATTTCCCCATTTCAGTCCAACCAGGGGCACCTAAAGCCACTTACTTATCTCTGAGATAGTTGTGTCCAATTTGCCCTGATATATCCTCGATGGCAGAGAGGATGTGGTCGAAAGCCTTTCACAGGAAAGAGAATTGGGCTGGCATCACTCGGAGGGCTACCCCTGCCTTGCCCTGCCtcgcccctgccccccctcccccaccccagtcccctaCCCGGCCATGCAGCTTCTCATTGAGTTTGGGCTCCCGGTGCTGGCTCCTTTTCACCTTCAGCCACTGCACCAGGG is a genomic window containing:
- the SLC9A3 gene encoding sodium/hydrogen exchanger 3 isoform X4; its protein translation is MSGRGAPGPRCGLLLALLLALGALPRVRGVEEQSGGASQGFQVVSFKWHHVKDPYIIALWILVASLAKIGDLKVGLLDFLLFGSLIAAVDPVAVLAVFEEVHVNEVLFIIVFGESLLNDAVTVVLYNVFESFVTLGGDKVTGVDCVKGIVSFFVVSLGGTLVGVVFAFLLSLVTRFTKHVRIIEPGFVFVISYLSYLTSEMLSLSAILAITFCGICCQKYVKANISEQSATTVRYTMKMLASGAETIIFMFLGISAVNPRIWKWNTAFVLLTLVFISVYRAIGVVLQTWVLNRYRMVQLEIIDQVVMSYGGLRGAVAFALVVLLDEQKVKERNLFVSTTIIVVFFTVVFQGLTIKPLVQWLKVKRSQHREPKLNEKLHGRAFDHILSAIEDISGQIGHNYLRDKWSNFDRKFLSKILMRRSAQKSRDRILNVFHELNLKDAISYVAEGERRGSLAFIRSPSTDNMVNVDFSTPRPSTVEASVSYLLRENVSAVCLDMQSLEQRRRSIRDTEDMATHHTLQQYLYKPRQEYKHLYSRHELTPNEDEKQDKEIFHRTMRKRLESFKSAKLGINQNKKAAKLYKRERAQKRRNSSIPNGKLPMESPVHNFTIKEKDLELSDPEEAPDYGAEMGGGIEFLANVTQDTTATDSPSGDTGSDVPLTGRSSPPAAEKPPLPARSQWQHAPSPAPPAEGPPTEGPPAEAPPTEAAPTAPPDREPGAGPERRGLPGAHARSAAARRVHSRRSFQRPRARRRPALLKLSSLPPSCHAPPHALEQEETPL